A single window of Archangium gephyra DNA harbors:
- a CDS encoding vWA domain-containing protein, with the protein MRRSPLAVTGVVCALTVGSWTLGGCRRSEESPTHTTKLKRLEPGQEEAQDERFMTAKSAPAPLPAAPPPAPPPAPPPASAAQVFGPGSGGTAQGLGGLGLKGSGGGGGGGDSIGIGSIGTRGRGGGVSSYGASGSGMGASVTLNGRGGVRAPTARFSEPLPGNTEQYRDHGVNAFVTTAEDRLSTFSIDVDTASYTLARRKLLEGTPPPREAVRVEEFLNYFRYTYPEPEGAPLAVHLDAAPSPFTPGRHLLRVGVQGKRLSVSERKPAHLTFLVDVSGSMQSPDKLPLAKRSLRMLVDNLRDGDTVALVTYAGGVKLALPPTGLEHKALIHAAIEDLTAGGSTAMASGIQLAYQQAMKKLDGSSVSRVLILSDGDANVGPSSHEDILELIRGHVKEGITVTTVGFGMGNYKDTLMEQFADKGNGNHYYVDSLMQARRIFQEQLGGTLEVIAQDVKLQVEFDPAQVARYRLVGYENRDIADRDFRNDKVDAGEIGSGHTVTALYELELKPGAGEGLATVRLRAKRPRGETAKEHAYRFPAGALAASFPEASVDLRFATAVMGAAELLRHSPHAERWSFDQVLDIARAATPAGNAEREEFVSLLKRARSLSNGVALRDGKPDAP; encoded by the coding sequence GACGCTCGGCGGATGCCGGCGCTCCGAGGAGTCACCGACGCACACGACGAAGCTGAAGCGTCTGGAGCCAGGCCAGGAGGAGGCCCAGGACGAGCGCTTCATGACCGCCAAATCAGCCCCGGCGCCCCTCCCCGCCGCGCCCCCTCCAGCGCCTCCACCAGCGCCTCCTCCGGCCTCGGCCGCGCAGGTCTTCGGCCCGGGCAGCGGCGGTACCGCCCAGGGACTCGGCGGGCTCGGCCTCAAGGGCAGCGGGGGTGGAGGCGGAGGCGGTGACTCCATCGGCATCGGCTCCATCGGCACCCGGGGCCGGGGCGGAGGTGTCTCGTCCTACGGGGCGTCGGGCTCCGGCATGGGCGCCAGCGTCACCCTCAACGGAAGGGGCGGTGTGCGCGCCCCCACCGCCCGCTTCTCCGAGCCGCTCCCCGGCAACACCGAGCAGTACCGCGACCATGGGGTGAATGCCTTCGTCACCACCGCCGAGGACCGGCTGTCCACCTTCTCCATCGACGTGGACACCGCCTCCTATACCCTCGCGCGCCGCAAGCTCCTCGAGGGCACGCCGCCGCCCCGCGAGGCCGTGCGCGTGGAGGAGTTCCTCAACTACTTCCGCTACACCTACCCCGAGCCCGAGGGCGCCCCGCTCGCCGTGCACCTGGATGCCGCGCCCTCGCCCTTCACCCCCGGCCGCCACCTGCTGCGCGTGGGCGTCCAGGGCAAGCGCCTGAGCGTCTCCGAGCGCAAGCCCGCCCACCTCACCTTCCTGGTGGACGTCTCCGGCTCCATGCAGTCCCCCGACAAGCTGCCGCTCGCCAAACGCTCGCTGCGCATGCTCGTGGACAACCTGCGCGATGGCGACACCGTGGCGCTCGTCACCTACGCGGGCGGTGTGAAGCTCGCGCTGCCTCCCACCGGTCTGGAGCACAAGGCCCTCATCCACGCCGCCATCGAGGACCTCACCGCCGGTGGCTCCACCGCCATGGCCTCCGGCATCCAGCTCGCCTACCAGCAGGCCATGAAGAAGCTCGATGGAAGCTCCGTCTCGCGCGTCCTCATCCTCTCCGATGGCGACGCCAACGTGGGCCCGTCCTCCCACGAGGACATCCTCGAGCTCATCCGCGGCCACGTGAAGGAGGGCATCACCGTCACCACCGTGGGCTTCGGCATGGGCAACTACAAGGACACGCTCATGGAGCAGTTCGCCGACAAGGGCAATGGCAACCACTATTACGTGGACTCGCTCATGCAGGCGCGCCGCATCTTCCAGGAGCAGCTCGGCGGCACCCTGGAGGTCATCGCCCAGGACGTGAAGCTCCAGGTGGAGTTCGATCCCGCCCAGGTGGCACGCTATCGGCTGGTGGGCTACGAGAACCGCGACATCGCCGACCGCGACTTCCGCAACGACAAGGTGGACGCGGGAGAGATTGGCTCCGGCCACACCGTCACCGCGCTCTACGAGCTGGAGCTCAAGCCCGGCGCGGGCGAGGGCCTCGCCACCGTGCGCCTGCGGGCCAAGCGGCCCCGGGGCGAGACGGCAAAGGAGCACGCGTACCGCTTCCCCGCCGGGGCGCTCGCGGCCTCCTTCCCAGAGGCCTCCGTGGACCTGCGCTTCGCCACCGCCGTCATGGGCGCCGCCGAGCTGCTCCGCCACAGCCCCCACGCCGAGCGCTGGAGCTTCGACCAGGTGCTCGACATCGCCCGGGCCGCCACGCCCGCTGGCAACGCCGAGCGCGAGGAATTCGTGTCACTGCTCAAGCGCGCCCGCTCGCTGAGCAACGGCGTGGCCCTGCGGGACGGCAAGCCGGACGCGCCCTGA